In Pseudomonas sp. MTM4, one genomic interval encodes:
- the bfr gene encoding bacterioferritin, with translation MQGQPQIIEYLKELLRGELAARDQYFLHSRMYADWGFSKLYERINHEMEEETQHADALLQRILFLEGTPDMTPHAINAGHTVPEMLRSDLDLEYKVREALAKGITLAEQHGDYQTRDILALQLMDTEEDHAYWLEQQLGLIDRIGLQNYLQSQGS, from the coding sequence ATGCAAGGTCAGCCACAGATCATCGAATATCTGAAAGAACTGCTGCGTGGAGAGCTGGCCGCGCGCGATCAGTATTTCCTGCACTCGCGAATGTATGCCGACTGGGGATTCTCCAAGCTCTACGAGCGCATCAACCACGAGATGGAAGAGGAAACCCAGCACGCCGATGCGCTGTTGCAACGCATCCTGTTCCTCGAAGGCACGCCTGACATGACGCCCCATGCGATAAACGCCGGGCATACCGTGCCCGAGATGCTGCGCAGCGATCTGGATCTGGAGTACAAAGTGCGCGAAGCCCTGGCCAAGGGCATCACGCTGGCCGAGCAGCACGGCGACTACCAGACGCGTGACATTCTTGCGCTGCAGTTGATGGACACCGAAGAAGATCATGCGTATTGGCTCGAGCAGCAACTGGGACTGATCGACCGCATCGGCCTGCAGAACTATCTGCAGTCGCAGGGGAGTTGA